In one window of Acidovorax sp. HDW3 DNA:
- a CDS encoding bifunctional (p)ppGpp synthetase/guanosine-3',5'-bis(diphosphate) 3'-pyrophosphohydrolase has product MKSIVASAPPSLVLGEATPAPISPLIAATAQQLPEQVNALGRARAFAEPLLAAEVMETGENTLEHADAVAAILRDIGGSEAMQAASYLVHACVHLNKPEDVIAKAFGQNFATLAVETTKLMRVQQQARAAEDAGQRVDDAQLQTENVRKMLLGFSRDLRVVLLRLASRLQTLRYYAASKRPVSPSLAREALQVFAPLANRLGIWQMKWELEDLSFRFLEPDTYKQIARLLDEKRVERELNMEQLRSRLEAELRARSISATVSGRPKHIYSIVKKMRGKSLPFEQVFDIRALRVIVPSVKDCYATLSWVHEHFESIPEEFDDYIAKPKPNGYQSLHTVVRDGDGRATEIQIRTQAMHDHAEHGVAAHWAYKEAGTKGYAGVSASGEYDAKIAVLRQLLAWGRDMADSSHSGLFDDRIYVLTPDAAVIELPQGATPVDFAYAVHTSLGHRCRGARIDGAMVSLNTPLQSGQTVEITTVKEGRPSRDWLNAELGYLVSPRSRAKVRAWFNAQALHETIGRGREAVEKLLQREGKTALKLDDLAVQLGFKNADALFEVVGKDEFSLRNIENLLRPSEPEPAPEEQLLLKKPRPQDASSPKGGVLVVGVDSLMTQLAKCCRPAPPDEIAGFVTRGKGVSVHRRDCSNFREMQVRSAERVIDVAWGQPKTTVASTVYPVDVAVEAADRQGLLRDISEVFAREKTNVIGVQTQSVKGTAWMTFTVEVSDSGRLNKVLAMVAGVQGVRAARRR; this is encoded by the coding sequence ATGAAGAGCATCGTTGCCAGCGCGCCCCCCAGCCTGGTGCTGGGCGAGGCCACGCCAGCCCCTATTTCGCCTTTGATCGCTGCCACCGCGCAGCAGCTGCCCGAACAGGTCAACGCCCTGGGCCGTGCGCGTGCTTTTGCCGAGCCGCTGCTGGCCGCCGAGGTCATGGAAACCGGGGAAAACACCCTGGAGCACGCCGACGCCGTGGCGGCCATCTTGCGCGACATCGGCGGCTCCGAAGCCATGCAGGCCGCGAGCTACCTGGTGCACGCCTGCGTGCACCTGAACAAGCCCGAGGACGTGATCGCCAAGGCGTTTGGCCAGAACTTTGCCACCTTGGCGGTCGAAACCACCAAGCTCATGCGCGTGCAGCAGCAGGCGCGCGCGGCAGAAGATGCGGGCCAGCGCGTCGATGATGCCCAGCTGCAGACCGAGAACGTGCGCAAGATGCTGTTGGGTTTTTCGCGCGATTTGCGCGTGGTGCTGTTGCGCCTGGCTTCGCGCCTGCAGACGTTGCGCTACTACGCCGCCAGCAAGCGCCCCGTCTCGCCCAGCCTGGCGCGCGAGGCGCTGCAGGTGTTTGCGCCGCTGGCCAACCGCCTGGGCATCTGGCAGATGAAGTGGGAGCTCGAAGACCTGTCGTTTCGCTTCCTGGAGCCCGATACCTACAAGCAGATCGCGCGCCTGCTCGACGAAAAACGCGTTGAGCGCGAACTCAACATGGAGCAGCTGCGCAGCCGCCTGGAGGCCGAGCTGCGCGCGCGCTCGATCAGCGCGACGGTTTCTGGCCGGCCCAAGCACATTTACAGCATCGTCAAGAAAATGCGCGGCAAGTCGCTGCCATTCGAGCAGGTGTTTGATATTCGCGCGCTGCGCGTCATCGTGCCTTCGGTCAAAGACTGCTACGCCACGCTGTCGTGGGTGCACGAGCACTTCGAGTCCATCCCCGAAGAATTTGACGACTACATCGCCAAACCCAAACCCAACGGCTACCAGTCGCTGCACACCGTGGTGCGCGACGGCGATGGCCGCGCCACCGAAATCCAGATCCGCACCCAGGCCATGCACGACCACGCCGAGCACGGCGTGGCCGCGCACTGGGCCTATAAAGAGGCGGGCACCAAGGGCTATGCCGGCGTCTCCGCCAGCGGCGAGTACGACGCCAAGATCGCCGTGCTGCGCCAGCTGCTGGCCTGGGGGCGCGACATGGCCGACTCCAGCCACAGCGGCTTGTTCGACGATCGCATCTACGTGCTCACACCCGATGCTGCCGTCATCGAGCTGCCGCAGGGCGCCACCCCGGTTGATTTTGCCTACGCCGTGCACACCAGCCTGGGCCACCGCTGCCGGGGTGCGCGCATCGATGGCGCCATGGTGTCGTTGAACACGCCGCTGCAAAGCGGGCAGACGGTGGAGATCACCACCGTCAAGGAAGGCCGGCCTTCGCGCGACTGGCTCAATGCCGAACTGGGTTACCTGGTGAGCCCGCGCTCGCGCGCCAAGGTGCGCGCCTGGTTCAACGCCCAGGCCCTGCACGAAACCATAGGGCGTGGGCGCGAGGCGGTGGAAAAACTGCTGCAGCGCGAGGGCAAGACGGCGCTCAAGCTCGACGACCTGGCGGTGCAGCTGGGCTTCAAGAACGCCGATGCGCTGTTTGAAGTGGTGGGCAAGGACGAGTTTTCGCTGCGCAACATCGAAAACCTGCTGCGCCCGAGCGAGCCCGAGCCGGCCCCCGAGGAGCAGCTGCTGCTGAAAAAACCGCGTCCGCAGGACGCCAGCAGCCCCAAGGGCGGGGTGCTGGTGGTGGGCGTCGATTCGCTCATGACGCAGCTGGCCAAATGCTGCCGCCCGGCGCCGCCCGATGAGATTGCCGGCTTCGTCACCCGTGGCAAGGGTGTGAGCGTGCACCGGCGCGACTGCAGCAACTTCCGCGAAATGCAGGTGCGCAGTGCCGAGCGCGTGATCGACGTTGCCTGGGGCCAGCCCAAGACCACCGTCGCCAGCACCGTCTATCCGGTGGACGTGGCCGTCGAGGCCGCCGATCGCCAGGGCCTGCTGCGCGACATTTCAGAAGTTTTTGCGCGCGAGAAAACCAACGTCATCGGCGTGCAGACCCAGTCCGTCAAAGGCACGGCCTGGATGACCTTCACCGTCGAGGTTTCCGACTCCGGCCGCCTGAACAAGGTGCTGGCGATGGTCGCTGGCGTGCAGGGCGTGCGCGCCGCAAGGCGACGTTGA
- a CDS encoding alpha/beta fold hydrolase encodes MTEPRLNHVWCAGAAQSPQPGHEGQHRMAYSQWGDMGHPHVIVCVHGLTRQGRDFDTLARALAPHARVVCPDVVGRGESDWLAEPLGYQIPQYAADMLALLAQLQAQAPIAQLDWVGTSMGGLIGMVLAGQSGLPLPAPLRRLVLNDVGPALAWPALQRIAQYLGKMPRFDSIEQAAAGLWAISQSFGPHTPEAWLALSRPMLRALPGGGWGLHYDPALAQPFQAVTPEAAQAGEALLWQLYDQIQARTLLLRGQDSDLLSPATAQSMGERGPRARLLEFPGVGHAPTLVAAEQVAAVQSFLLEAA; translated from the coding sequence ATGACAGAACCCAGGTTGAACCACGTATGGTGCGCAGGCGCTGCGCAATCCCCCCAGCCGGGGCATGAAGGCCAGCACCGCATGGCGTACTCGCAGTGGGGTGATATGGGTCATCCGCACGTGATCGTCTGCGTGCACGGCCTGACGCGCCAGGGGCGCGACTTCGACACCCTGGCGCGCGCCCTCGCGCCGCACGCGCGCGTCGTCTGCCCCGACGTGGTCGGGCGCGGCGAGAGCGATTGGCTCGCAGAGCCTTTGGGCTATCAGATACCGCAGTACGCCGCCGACATGCTGGCCCTGCTGGCGCAGCTGCAGGCGCAGGCGCCCATTGCCCAGCTCGACTGGGTGGGTACCAGCATGGGCGGGCTCATTGGCATGGTGCTGGCGGGCCAGAGTGGCTTGCCGCTGCCCGCACCGCTGCGCCGCCTGGTGCTCAATGATGTGGGGCCGGCACTGGCTTGGCCGGCGCTGCAGCGCATTGCCCAATACCTGGGAAAAATGCCGCGTTTTGACAGCATCGAGCAGGCCGCTGCCGGTCTGTGGGCGATCTCGCAATCGTTTGGCCCGCATACGCCTGAGGCCTGGCTGGCGCTGTCGCGCCCTATGCTGCGCGCGCTGCCCGGTGGTGGCTGGGGCCTGCATTACGACCCGGCGCTGGCGCAGCCGTTTCAGGCCGTGACGCCCGAGGCGGCGCAGGCCGGCGAGGCGCTGCTGTGGCAGCTCTACGACCAGATTCAGGCGCGCACCCTGCTGCTGCGCGGGCAGGACTCTGACCTGCTCTCGCCTGCCACGGCCCAGTCCATGGGCGAGCGCGGCCCGCGTGCGCGGCTGCTGGAATTTCCGGGTGTGGGTCACGCCCCGACCCTGGTGGCTGCCGAGCAGGTGGCCGCCGTGCAATCGTTTTTGTTGGAAGCTGCATGA
- a CDS encoding 3-hydroxybutyrate dehydrogenase, translating to MLKGKTALITGSTSGIGLGIAKALAQQGANVVLNGFGDADAPQAEVLAAGAGIGVQVAYHGADMSRAQEIEDMMAFAAARFGRVDILVNNAGIQHVAPVEEFPPERWDAIIAINLSSAFHTTRLALPAMRAANWGRIINLASVHGLVASAQKSAYVAAKHGILGLTKTVALETATTGVTCNAICPGWVLTPLVQKQVDAKAAQHGLSNADATRLLLGEKEPSLQFTTPEELGALAVFFCSAAAANVRGATWNMDGGWAAQ from the coding sequence ATGCTGAAAGGTAAAACTGCCCTCATCACCGGCTCCACCAGCGGCATCGGCCTGGGCATTGCCAAGGCCCTGGCGCAGCAGGGCGCAAACGTGGTGCTCAACGGCTTTGGAGATGCCGATGCGCCCCAGGCCGAAGTGCTGGCCGCCGGTGCTGGTATCGGTGTGCAAGTGGCATACCACGGCGCCGACATGTCGCGCGCCCAGGAAATTGAAGACATGATGGCGTTTGCCGCTGCCCGCTTTGGCCGGGTAGATATCCTGGTGAATAACGCTGGTATTCAACACGTCGCGCCGGTAGAGGAGTTCCCCCCCGAGCGCTGGGACGCCATCATCGCCATCAACCTCAGCAGCGCCTTTCACACCACACGCCTGGCGCTGCCGGCCATGCGCGCGGCCAACTGGGGGCGCATCATCAACCTGGCCTCGGTGCACGGCCTGGTGGCCTCGGCACAAAAATCGGCCTACGTTGCCGCCAAGCACGGCATTCTGGGATTGACAAAAACCGTCGCCCTGGAAACCGCCACCACCGGCGTCACCTGCAACGCCATCTGCCCTGGCTGGGTGCTCACGCCGCTGGTGCAAAAGCAAGTCGATGCCAAGGCGGCGCAGCACGGACTGTCCAACGCCGACGCCACCCGGCTGCTGCTCGGAGAGAAGGAGCCGTCGCTGCAGTTCACCACGCCCGAGGAACTGGGCGCACTGGCGGTGTTCTTCTGCTCCGCTGCCGCCGCCAACGTGCGCGGCGCCACCTGGAACATGGACGGCGGCTGGGCGGCGCAGTAA
- a CDS encoding SIMPL domain-containing protein (The SIMPL domain is named for its presence in mouse protein SIMPL (signalling molecule that associates with mouse pelle-like kinase). Bacterial member BP26, from Brucella, was shown to assemble into a channel-like structure, while YggE from E. coli has been associated with resistance to oxidative stress.) encodes MRFAIQFVAAGALLAGATAAFSQNSALPVPQQVLQFSASASTEVAQDWLQLTLASTHEGSDAGAVQAQLRQDLEGAQALLRRQAQPGQLEWRSGAFAITPRYGKDGKISGWQGRAELLLQGRDFGRITGTAAQVPGMVIRQIGFALSPQARTEAESQVQAQAVARFQAKAQELSRSFGFTGYSLREVQVNSHESSPGPQPRMWAMAAKAAPMDDAPLPVEAGKAQVEVSVSGSVQMH; translated from the coding sequence ATGCGATTTGCTATTCAATTTGTAGCTGCTGGCGCTTTATTGGCGGGCGCTACGGCCGCTTTTTCTCAAAATTCTGCGCTGCCTGTACCCCAGCAGGTGCTGCAGTTCTCGGCAAGCGCCAGCACCGAGGTGGCGCAGGACTGGCTGCAGCTGACCTTGGCGAGCACCCACGAGGGCAGCGACGCGGGCGCGGTGCAGGCGCAGCTGCGCCAGGATTTGGAGGGTGCCCAGGCCCTGCTGCGGCGCCAGGCACAGCCGGGGCAGCTCGAGTGGCGCAGCGGCGCTTTTGCCATCACGCCGCGCTACGGCAAGGACGGCAAGATCAGCGGCTGGCAAGGCCGTGCCGAGTTGCTACTGCAAGGGCGCGATTTTGGGCGCATCACCGGCACGGCAGCGCAGGTGCCGGGTATGGTCATTCGCCAGATTGGTTTTGCCCTCTCGCCCCAGGCCCGCACCGAGGCCGAGAGCCAGGTGCAGGCGCAGGCCGTGGCGCGCTTTCAGGCCAAGGCGCAGGAGCTCTCGCGCAGCTTTGGTTTTACTGGTTACAGCCTGCGCGAGGTGCAGGTCAACAGCCACGAGAGCAGCCCCGGCCCCCAGCCGCGCATGTGGGCCATGGCCGCCAAGGCCGCGCCGATGGACGATGCGCCGCTGCCGGTGGAGGCGGGAAAGGCCCAGGTCGAGGTCAGCGTCTCGGGCAGCGTGCAAATGCACTGA
- the ompR gene encoding two-component system response regulator OmpR, protein MATVTTSRADKILVVDDDARIRDLLRRYLTQEGFEVMIAEDGKALNRILLRETVDLIVLDLMMPGEDGLSICRRLRAASDRTPIIMLTAKGEDVDRIVGLEVGADDYLGKPFNPRELLARIHAVLRRRPPQEAPGAPSGENEIVTFGPFSFDMGTRTLQKNGEELPLTTGEFAMLKALVRHPRQPLSREKLALLARGREFEPFDRSLDVQVSRLRKLVEVDAAAPRYIQTVWGVGYVFVPDGTN, encoded by the coding sequence ATGGCCACAGTTACCACTTCCCGCGCCGACAAAATTCTCGTCGTCGATGACGATGCGCGCATCCGCGACCTGCTGCGCCGCTACCTGACGCAAGAGGGTTTTGAGGTCATGATCGCCGAGGACGGCAAGGCCCTCAACCGCATCTTGCTGCGCGAGACGGTCGATTTGATCGTGCTCGACCTGATGATGCCGGGTGAAGACGGCCTGTCGATCTGCCGGCGCCTGCGCGCGGCCAGCGACCGCACGCCCATCATCATGCTCACCGCCAAGGGCGAGGACGTGGACCGCATCGTCGGCCTGGAGGTCGGCGCCGACGACTACCTGGGCAAGCCCTTCAACCCGCGCGAACTGCTCGCGCGCATCCACGCCGTGCTGCGCCGGCGCCCGCCGCAAGAGGCTCCGGGCGCACCCTCGGGCGAGAACGAGATCGTCACCTTTGGCCCCTTCAGCTTCGACATGGGCACGCGCACGCTGCAGAAAAATGGCGAAGAGCTGCCCCTGACCACGGGCGAGTTCGCCATGCTCAAGGCCCTGGTGCGCCACCCACGCCAGCCGCTGTCACGCGAAAAACTGGCGCTGCTCGCGCGCGGTCGCGAGTTCGAGCCCTTCGACCGCAGCCTGGACGTGCAGGTCTCGCGCCTGCGCAAACTCGTCGAGGTGGACGCCGCCGCACCGCGCTACATCCAGACGGTGTGGGGCGTGGGCTACGTCTTCGTACCCGACGGCACCAACTGA
- a CDS encoding mechanosensitive ion channel family protein, translated as MSGPAKTPVFEDLGRWLYDFSRPSILIEIGALLVCAGLAWLVVLLLRKKFYHNDPRSTLFGRRAIDGVLFPLALLGSAFLARALLLQWLPATAFRLAIPVLIALVVVRVGAKVLQLAFPRAHWVPPLEQTISWLAWVAMALWVTGLLPVLLNDLDDIRWKVGASTLSLRTLLEGLVTTGVVLLVTLWLSAVLENRLLRQASGASLSLRKALANGLRALLLFVGLLVAASSVGIDLSTLSVLGGAVGVGVGLGLQKLAASYVSGFVILAERSVRIGDNVRIDGFEGRVTDITGRYTVIRAGSGRESIVPNDMVVGSRVENFSLADPKVWNSTVISVGYDSDVDLVMRLLTEAALSCPRVLREPAPSAALSNFGADGLEFTVGFWIDDPHNGLLGLRSDINLAVLRALRAHAIDIPYPQRVLHWPAGQAPAAAVQ; from the coding sequence ATGAGCGGCCCCGCCAAGACACCGGTGTTTGAGGATTTGGGCCGCTGGCTGTACGACTTTTCGCGCCCATCGATCCTGATTGAAATTGGCGCGCTGCTGGTGTGCGCCGGCCTGGCTTGGCTGGTGGTGCTATTGCTGCGCAAAAAGTTCTACCACAACGACCCGCGCTCGACGCTGTTTGGCCGGCGGGCGATTGACGGTGTGCTTTTTCCGCTGGCATTGCTGGGCAGCGCCTTCTTGGCGCGCGCGCTGCTCTTGCAGTGGCTGCCGGCGACGGCGTTTCGCCTGGCCATTCCGGTGCTCATTGCGCTGGTGGTGGTGCGCGTGGGTGCCAAGGTGCTGCAGCTGGCGTTTCCGCGCGCGCACTGGGTGCCGCCGCTGGAGCAGACCATCTCCTGGCTCGCCTGGGTGGCGATGGCGCTGTGGGTCACGGGGCTGCTGCCGGTGCTGCTCAATGACTTGGACGACATCCGCTGGAAAGTGGGCGCCAGTACGCTGTCGCTGCGCACCTTGCTCGAAGGGTTGGTGACCACCGGGGTGGTGCTGTTGGTGACGCTGTGGCTGTCGGCCGTGCTGGAAAACCGCCTGCTGCGCCAAGCTTCGGGCGCGAGCCTGTCGCTGCGCAAGGCGCTGGCCAATGGCCTGCGAGCGCTGCTGCTGTTCGTCGGCCTGCTGGTGGCGGCTTCGTCGGTGGGCATTGACCTGTCCACGCTCTCGGTGCTTGGCGGGGCGGTGGGCGTGGGCGTGGGCCTGGGGCTGCAAAAGCTCGCTGCCAGCTACGTCAGCGGCTTCGTCATTCTGGCCGAGCGCAGCGTGCGCATTGGCGACAACGTGCGCATCGACGGCTTTGAGGGCCGCGTCACGGATATCACCGGGCGCTACACCGTGATCCGCGCCGGCAGCGGGCGCGAGTCCATCGTACCCAACGATATGGTGGTGGGCAGCCGGGTGGAGAATTTTTCACTGGCCGACCCCAAGGTGTGGAACAGCACCGTCATCAGCGTGGGCTACGACAGCGATGTGGATTTGGTCATGCGCCTGCTGACCGAGGCCGCCCTGTCTTGCCCGCGCGTGCTGCGCGAGCCGGCGCCGAGTGCTGCTTTGTCCAACTTTGGCGCCGATGGGCTTGAATTTACCGTTGGCTTTTGGATCGACGACCCGCACAACGGTCTGCTAGGCCTGCGCTCGGACATCAATTTGGCAGTTTTGCGGGCCTTGCGCGCGCACGCCATTGATATTCCGTACCCGCAGCGCGTGCTGCACTGGCCCGCCGGGCAGGCGCCGGCGGCGGCAGTGCAGTAG
- a CDS encoding enoyl-CoA hydratase: MTDPTSSLLDVARDARGVYTLTLNDPARFNALGEAMLAALQTALAQVAGDPAARAVVLAAQGKAFCAGHNLKEMAQQPELAYYQQLFAQCARVMLALVQLPVPVIARVHGLATAAGCQLVAQCDLAVASTEARFATSGIHYGLFCATPSVPLVRAMPLKPALEMLFTGDFIDAAQALQHGLVNRVAPPEQLDAELAQLLDAIVAKPRAALAMGKALVYQQRELGLTAAYQLAGQSMAVNMMDAAAQEGARAFAEKRPPVWRQA, encoded by the coding sequence ATGACCGATCCCACTTCTTCGCTGCTCGACGTGGCGCGCGACGCGCGCGGCGTCTATACCCTTACCCTGAACGATCCGGCGCGCTTCAACGCCCTGGGCGAGGCCATGCTGGCGGCGCTGCAAACAGCGCTGGCCCAGGTGGCGGGCGACCCGGCGGCGCGCGCCGTGGTGCTGGCGGCGCAGGGCAAGGCGTTTTGCGCCGGCCACAACCTCAAGGAAATGGCGCAGCAGCCCGAGCTGGCCTACTACCAGCAGCTGTTTGCGCAGTGCGCGCGCGTCATGCTGGCGCTGGTGCAGCTGCCGGTGCCGGTGATTGCCCGCGTGCATGGCCTGGCGACGGCGGCGGGCTGCCAGCTGGTGGCACAGTGCGATCTGGCCGTGGCCAGCACCGAGGCGCGCTTTGCCACCAGCGGCATCCACTACGGCCTGTTTTGCGCCACGCCCAGCGTGCCACTGGTGCGCGCCATGCCCCTGAAGCCGGCGCTGGAGATGCTGTTCACCGGCGACTTCATCGACGCCGCGCAGGCGCTGCAGCACGGCCTGGTCAACCGCGTGGCACCGCCCGAGCAGCTCGACGCCGAGCTGGCGCAGTTGCTCGACGCCATCGTCGCCAAGCCGCGTGCGGCGCTGGCCATGGGCAAGGCCCTGGTGTACCAGCAGCGGGAGTTGGGTTTGACGGCGGCCTACCAGCTCGCCGGCCAGAGCATGGCCGTGAACATGATGGATGCCGCTGCCCAGGAGGGTGCGCGCGCCTTTGCCGAAAAACGTCCCCCGGTTTGGAGGCAGGCATGA
- a CDS encoding histone deacetylase family protein — translation MGPGHPECPARLDAIEDRLLVTGVSDALEHREAPLASLNDIELAHDRLHVAALRGLTLRLVEEQDAGGPAHTPMDPDTSINAHTWTAALRSAGAAMAATDAVLAGELENAFCLVRPPGHHATRSKAMGFCFFNNVAVAAKYALQRHNLQRVAVIDFDVHHGNGTEDILAGDERALMCSFFQHPFYPYSGDHSPATNMCNVPVPAYTRGMDIREIVEMMWVPRLEEFEPEMIFVSAGFDAHRDDDMGQLGLTESDFTWITQRIKDVARRLCGGRIVSCLEGGYVMDPLARSVEAHVRVLADL, via the coding sequence ATGGGGCCAGGCCACCCGGAATGTCCGGCGCGGCTCGATGCCATTGAAGACCGCCTGCTGGTCACGGGCGTGAGCGACGCGCTCGAACACCGCGAGGCGCCGCTGGCCTCCCTGAACGATATCGAGCTGGCGCACGACCGCCTGCACGTGGCGGCGCTGCGCGGCCTGACGCTGCGCCTGGTCGAGGAGCAGGACGCCGGCGGCCCGGCGCACACGCCCATGGACCCCGACACCTCCATCAACGCCCACACCTGGACGGCGGCGCTGCGCTCGGCGGGCGCCGCTATGGCGGCGACCGACGCCGTGCTCGCCGGCGAGCTGGAAAACGCCTTTTGCCTGGTGCGCCCGCCCGGCCACCACGCCACGCGCAGCAAGGCCATGGGCTTTTGCTTTTTCAACAACGTCGCCGTGGCCGCCAAGTACGCGCTGCAGCGCCACAACCTGCAGCGCGTGGCCGTGATCGACTTCGATGTGCACCACGGCAACGGCACGGAAGATATTTTGGCGGGCGACGAGCGCGCGCTGATGTGCAGTTTTTTCCAGCACCCCTTCTACCCCTATAGCGGCGACCACAGCCCGGCGACCAATATGTGCAACGTGCCGGTGCCAGCGTACACGCGCGGCATGGATATTCGCGAAATCGTCGAGATGATGTGGGTGCCGCGCCTGGAGGAGTTTGAGCCCGAGATGATCTTCGTCAGCGCTGGCTTTGACGCCCACCGCGACGACGACATGGGCCAGCTCGGCCTGACCGAGTCCGATTTCACCTGGATCACGCAGCGCATCAAGGACGTGGCGCGGCGCCTGTGCGGCGGGCGCATCGTCTCTTGCCTGGAGGGCGGCTACGTCATGGATCCGCTGGCGCGCAGCGTCGAGGCGCATGTGCGCGTGCTCGCGGATCTGTAG
- a CDS encoding MoxR family ATPase, with the protein MHEQQTIASLLNQLNTVIVGKSLQIRDCVTCLLAGGHLLIEDVPGVGKTTLAHALARSFGLSFARVQFTADLMPSDLTGLSIYERGREGFVFHPGPVFTQVLLADEINRASPKTQSALLEAMEEKQVTIEGQTRPLPQPFFVIATQNPLDQLGTFALPESQLDRFLMRIALGYPDRAAERLLLSGQDRRDLLDTLPALLTPQSLAALQQQVRAVHASDALLAYVQDLLDATRSGRWFVQGLSPRAGMALLRAAKARALIEGRDYCAPDDVQAICAQTMAHRLVPVGEAGRAAVAQVQAMVEATPLP; encoded by the coding sequence ATGCATGAACAACAAACTATTGCATCTCTGCTGAATCAGCTTAACACGGTGATCGTAGGGAAAAGCTTACAAATCCGGGACTGCGTCACCTGTCTGCTCGCCGGTGGCCACCTGCTGATCGAGGACGTTCCGGGCGTCGGCAAAACCACCCTGGCGCACGCCCTGGCGCGCAGTTTTGGGCTGTCGTTTGCGCGCGTGCAGTTCACCGCCGACCTGATGCCCAGCGACCTCACCGGCCTGTCGATCTACGAGCGCGGGCGCGAGGGTTTTGTCTTTCACCCCGGGCCGGTGTTCACCCAGGTGCTGCTGGCCGACGAGATCAACCGCGCCAGCCCGAAGACGCAAAGCGCGCTGCTCGAAGCGATGGAGGAAAAGCAGGTCACCATCGAAGGCCAGACACGGCCGCTGCCGCAGCCGTTCTTCGTCATCGCCACGCAAAACCCGCTCGACCAGTTGGGCACCTTCGCCCTGCCCGAGAGCCAGCTCGACCGCTTCCTGATGCGCATCGCCCTGGGCTACCCCGACCGCGCCGCCGAGCGCCTGCTGCTGTCGGGCCAGGATAGGCGCGACCTGCTCGACACCCTGCCGGCGCTGCTCACGCCACAGAGCCTGGCGGCGCTGCAGCAGCAGGTGCGCGCCGTGCACGCCAGCGATGCGCTGCTGGCCTACGTGCAAGACCTGCTCGACGCCACGCGCTCGGGGCGCTGGTTCGTGCAGGGCCTGTCGCCGCGCGCCGGCATGGCGCTGCTGCGCGCGGCCAAGGCGCGGGCGCTGATCGAGGGGCGCGACTACTGCGCCCCGGACGACGTGCAGGCCATCTGCGCCCAAACCATGGCGCACCGCCTGGTGCCCGTAGGCGAGGCCGGGCGCGCCGCCGTGGCCCAGGTGCAGGCCATGGTCGAAGCCACGCCCCTGCCCTGA
- a CDS encoding DUF58 domain-containing protein, with protein MRQRLLAPLRRWWLARLPATDQLQLTQRNVYILPTGAGAMLALTLLALLIAAINYQLNLGYLLTFALAGSAVSSMVLCHATLRGLQLHLLPPEPQFLGQVARLTVQLHSSARRPRYGIGLAPRPEDGQAPSWAYCDVPAQGMAQLQIGFAPQHRGWHRLPLLTAQTRFPLGIFRVWCWWQPAAQLLVYPAPEAHPPPLPAGQPRAGDGRSHSGGSSGEFDGVRPYRRGDPLKQLVWKKAAQAFASGSQALVSRDAQHSQQLDLWLDVNHCGLAAPEARIARVTAWVLQAERLGLRWGLRLPGGAQMAPGSGAQHQRRCLEALALC; from the coding sequence ATGCGACAGCGCCTCCTGGCCCCCCTGCGCCGCTGGTGGCTCGCACGCCTGCCAGCCACCGACCAGCTGCAGCTGACGCAGCGCAACGTCTACATCCTGCCCACCGGCGCCGGCGCCATGCTGGCGCTGACGCTGCTGGCGCTGCTCATTGCCGCCATCAACTACCAGCTCAACCTGGGCTACCTGCTGACCTTCGCCCTGGCCGGCAGCGCCGTCAGCAGCATGGTGCTGTGCCACGCCACGCTGCGCGGCCTGCAGCTGCACCTGCTGCCGCCCGAGCCGCAATTCCTGGGCCAGGTCGCGCGCCTGACGGTGCAGCTGCACAGCAGCGCACGCCGCCCACGCTACGGCATTGGCCTGGCGCCGCGCCCCGAGGACGGCCAGGCGCCGTCCTGGGCCTATTGCGACGTGCCGGCGCAGGGCATGGCGCAGCTGCAGATCGGCTTTGCGCCGCAGCACCGGGGCTGGCACCGGCTGCCGCTGCTGACGGCGCAAACGCGCTTTCCGCTGGGCATTTTCCGCGTCTGGTGCTGGTGGCAGCCCGCGGCGCAGCTGCTGGTCTACCCCGCGCCCGAGGCGCACCCGCCGCCCCTGCCCGCCGGCCAGCCACGGGCCGGCGACGGGCGCAGCCACAGCGGCGGCAGCAGCGGCGAGTTTGACGGCGTGCGCCCCTACCGCCGGGGCGACCCGCTCAAGCAGCTGGTGTGGAAGAAAGCCGCCCAGGCCTTTGCCAGCGGCAGCCAGGCCCTGGTGAGCCGCGACGCGCAGCACAGCCAGCAGCTCGACCTGTGGCTGGACGTGAACCACTGCGGCCTGGCGGCGCCCGAGGCGCGCATCGCCCGCGTCACCGCCTGGGTGCTGCAGGCCGAGCGCCTGGGCCTGCGCTGGGGCCTGCGCCTGCCCGGCGGGGCGCAGATGGCCCCCGGCAGCGGCGCACAGCACCAACGCCGCTGCCTGGAGGCGCTGGCCCTGTGCTAA